Proteins encoded by one window of Litoribacterium kuwaitense:
- the spoIIP gene encoding stage II sporulation protein P, protein MYSNRTIVPARTFGRRWFAFMLLGFWGFFCFASILTAFQSDVRFGSRAFQQYIDPLANGGLMHVLSMENEYFRSAAPVPPPNLRSLALQSISTLQPEDHRSLLGKELPGFKAFDGEVLVAGEGTDYTSLPMESPPPLEVLLQERQAAADALKQDNDESSAPPPSQTTGDRDVVFVYHTHARESFLPMLPDVTEPNEAYHTEANITLVGEKLGKELEKRGIGTSVNKHDVTEAILANGETHAASYDYSKSIVQEAMAGNEDLTFFFDLHRDALRKDKTTVTINGETYARVFFVIGGKHARYEENLQLAKNINDRLEEQYPGLSRGIMTKTGPGTNGKFNQDLSPNAILIEFGGVDNTKDELFRTAEVIAEVFASTYWEVEKVSTEGG, encoded by the coding sequence TTGTATTCAAACCGCACCATTGTCCCTGCAAGAACATTTGGAAGACGTTGGTTTGCTTTTATGTTATTAGGATTTTGGGGTTTCTTTTGTTTTGCCAGTATATTAACTGCTTTTCAGTCTGACGTGCGCTTTGGTTCACGAGCATTTCAACAATATATAGATCCCTTGGCTAACGGGGGACTGATGCATGTTCTAAGTATGGAAAACGAGTATTTTCGCTCTGCTGCACCAGTCCCTCCACCGAATCTCCGCTCCTTGGCGTTGCAATCTATCTCGACTTTACAACCTGAGGACCATCGTAGCTTGCTCGGAAAAGAGCTCCCTGGGTTTAAAGCTTTTGATGGTGAAGTACTGGTCGCTGGTGAAGGGACGGATTATACGTCACTTCCAATGGAATCTCCGCCGCCATTAGAAGTGCTATTGCAAGAAAGACAAGCTGCCGCAGATGCTTTAAAACAAGACAATGATGAATCGTCAGCTCCGCCCCCTTCACAGACGACAGGTGATCGTGATGTCGTTTTTGTTTACCATACACATGCACGTGAATCATTTTTGCCGATGCTTCCAGATGTAACTGAGCCTAATGAGGCTTACCACACAGAGGCAAATATCACGCTCGTCGGTGAAAAGCTAGGTAAAGAGCTTGAAAAAAGAGGGATTGGAACTTCGGTAAATAAGCATGATGTCACAGAAGCCATTTTAGCAAATGGTGAAACGCACGCCGCTTCTTATGATTATTCAAAGTCGATCGTCCAGGAAGCAATGGCTGGAAATGAAGACCTGACATTTTTCTTCGATTTACATCGGGACGCATTACGAAAAGATAAAACGACTGTAACGATCAATGGCGAAACGTATGCTCGGGTCTTTTTTGTCATCGGTGGAAAACATGCCCGCTATGAAGAAAACTTGCAGTTGGCAAAAAATATTAATGACCGTTTAGAGGAGCAGTATCCTGGTCTGTCACGAGGCATTATGACAAAGACGGGTCCAGGAACTAATGGAAAGTTCAATCAAGATTTGTCGCCAAATGCTATTCTGATTGAGTTTGGTGGTGTTGACAATACAAAAGATGAATTGTTCCGTACAGCAGAGGTCATTGCAGAAGTATTTGCATCAACGTATTGGGAAGTAGAAAAAGTATCAACGGAAGGAGGCTAA